The following are from one region of the Abiotrophia defectiva ATCC 49176 genome:
- a CDS encoding lysophospholipid acyltransferase family protein, producing MLYNFLLTFIRFIFRLINGREVVQGLENLPKDQPYIIAATHRSLTDPLFVAFETYPHQIAFMAKESLFKFKPLGWLFRKVNVFPVNRDKPSTSTIKHAVKIMNEDGKILGIFPSGSRHTTEIKGGTAFIQKLSKQAIVPCAIQPPIGFKQFFLRRRCKIAFGAPIPYQEGVKYDKDKLAQIDAQLAEEFAKLDHQLDPNYHYQPRKK from the coding sequence ATGCTATATAATTTCTTATTAACTTTTATCCGCTTCATTTTCCGTCTAATCAATGGCCGTGAAGTCGTGCAAGGCTTGGAAAATCTTCCTAAAGATCAACCCTATATTATTGCTGCAACCCACCGATCTTTGACTGACCCCTTGTTTGTTGCCTTCGAGACCTATCCTCATCAGATTGCCTTTATGGCCAAGGAGAGTCTCTTCAAGTTCAAGCCACTGGGCTGGCTCTTCCGCAAGGTCAATGTCTTCCCCGTTAATCGCGACAAACCCTCAACCAGCACTATTAAACATGCGGTTAAGATTATGAATGAAGATGGCAAGATTCTAGGAATCTTCCCTTCAGGCTCTCGTCATACTACTGAGATTAAGGGCGGGACAGCCTTCATCCAAAAACTCAGCAAACAAGCCATCGTGCCTTGTGCCATCCAACCACCTATTGGTTTCAAGCAATTCTTCTTGCGCCGTCGCTGTAAAATCGCTTTTGGTGCCCCAATTCCTTACCAAGAAGGTGTCAAGTACGACAAGGACAAGTTAGCTCAAATTGATGCTCAACTAGCTGAAGAATTTGCCAAATTAGATCATCAACTAGATCCTAACTATCACTACCAACCACGCAAAAAATAA
- the nth gene encoding endonuclease III: MSAKITMPLDKARVIVKRIQALYPDAHCELIHDNVFQLLIAVMLSAQATDVSVNKVTPALFERFPTPEAFLQASPKEIEPYIQTLGLYRNKAKFIYQCCEQLMQRYGGEVPRTRKELMELAGVGRKTANVVLAVGFGIPALAVDTHVDRVAKRLGFVPANATPLEVEEALMEIIPKEDWAQAHHAILFFGRYYSTAKNPKPIDFLFEGLE; this comes from the coding sequence GCCAGGGTGATTGTCAAGAGAATCCAAGCACTATATCCGGATGCCCACTGCGAACTCATCCATGACAATGTCTTTCAATTATTGATTGCGGTCATGTTGAGTGCTCAAGCCACTGACGTCTCGGTCAATAAGGTGACACCGGCCTTGTTTGAACGCTTTCCCACACCGGAAGCCTTCTTGCAGGCTTCGCCTAAGGAAATAGAACCCTATATCCAGACCCTTGGCCTATACCGCAACAAGGCCAAGTTTATCTATCAATGCTGCGAGCAGTTGATGCAACGTTATGGTGGGGAAGTACCTAGAACCCGCAAGGAGCTCATGGAATTGGCAGGGGTTGGTCGTAAGACTGCCAATGTAGTCTTGGCCGTAGGTTTTGGCATTCCGGCCTTGGCGGTAGATACCCATGTGGATCGGGTAGCCAAACGCTTAGGTTTTGTGCCAGCCAATGCCACGCCTTTGGAGGTAGAAGAAGCCTTGATGGAAATTATCCCCAAGGAAGATTGGGCTCAGGCTCACCATGCTATTCTCTTTTTCGGCCGCTACTACAGTACCGCTAAGAATCCTAAGCCCATAGACTTTCTCTTTGAAGGCTTAGAATGA